The following coding sequences are from one Humulus lupulus chromosome X, drHumLupu1.1, whole genome shotgun sequence window:
- the LOC133803348 gene encoding HMG1/2-like protein, translating to MKGAKSTSKRAEPKLSVKKGAAAATKGRKPTKKAAKDPNKPKRPASAFFVFMEDFRKQFNKENPNNKAVSAVGKAAGEKWKSMTEADKAPFVAKAEKRKIEYEKNMKAYNKRQADGPAAEEDGSEKSMSEVNDEEEGDEDGSGEEDDDE from the exons ATGAAAGGAGCTAAATCCACCTCCAAGAGAGCCGAACCTAA GCTTTCCGTGAAGAAGGGCGCTGCTGCCGCCACGAAGGGCCGGAAACCAACTAAGAAGGCTGCCAAGGATCCTAACAAGCCTAAGAGGCCTGCCAGTGCTTTCTTTGTTTTCAT GGAGGACTTCAGGAAGCAATTTAACAAGGAAAACCCTAACAACAAAGCCGTCTCTGCT GTTGGTAAAGCTGCTGGAGAGAAATGGAAGTCGATGACGGAGGCC GACAAAGCTCCGTTTGTTGCCAAGGCAGAGAAAAGAAAGATTGAGTATGAGAAAAACATGAAAGCCTATAACAAGAGACAA GCTGATGGCCCTGCTGCCGAGGAAGACGGTTCTGAGAAATCAATGTCTGAAGTGAACGACGAAGAGGAAGGAGATGAAGATGGCAGTGGAGAG GAGGACGATGACGAGTAG